In a genomic window of Peptoclostridium acidaminophilum DSM 3953:
- a CDS encoding OPT family oligopeptide transporter — translation MDKKLSKDAYGGVGGKDYVPFVSSGSNSGGNVAVLIIGIILAALFAASTAYSGMKSGLTVAAGIPGSIIGSAFIAAFARQKGILGKNIVQGMSSGGESVASGIIFVLPAVLLIGSKVSFIEGLVVGIGGVLFGIGAAALVHNYLIVEEHGKLMYPEALAISETLVASEGAGESMKYMGIGFGIGGIITVVTGSFLNVANNVISYVNETFYKWKLEVEVSPLLLGIGFIVGLNVSITMFAGSILANFGIMPLIGYFAELGSEGANVWNNPDVAINSMQVSNIAGSYVKYIGAGMMLSGGLIGAIKLIPTIISSVKETLGAKTAKGEESSSAGKMILLGGIVVSFIGGFVVSGGNVFMAVTVSILALFLSMLFVIVAGRLTGTIGTSNLPVSGMTIASLVLVTLLFVLMGWVNPENNRSLLLFATFIVTAIAMAGGYSQSQKVTFIIGGNKNEMQRYFTIAGVVGVAVVVGTILLLSSQLSLTGDNVTFALPQANLMATLTAGIMSGELPWVMIIVGAVMGVVLFMLNLPVMTVAIGFYLPISTTSIILLGALVRVLVEKTSKSEIEKETKVSNGISLSSGLVAGGSIVGLIGIILQVTGVIGGAGPSGFAASNGMAFVLLAALLIATVITIMKSRVKDAH, via the coding sequence ATGGACAAAAAATTATCTAAAGATGCATACGGCGGCGTAGGCGGCAAAGACTACGTGCCTTTCGTTTCCAGCGGCTCCAATTCAGGTGGAAACGTTGCAGTATTAATAATCGGTATTATTTTGGCTGCATTATTCGCAGCGTCAACTGCCTATTCAGGCATGAAGTCGGGCCTTACAGTTGCGGCCGGCATACCTGGATCAATAATAGGCTCGGCGTTCATAGCCGCATTCGCAAGGCAAAAGGGCATACTCGGCAAAAACATAGTTCAGGGCATGTCAAGCGGCGGGGAATCTGTTGCCAGCGGTATAATATTTGTTTTACCGGCAGTATTGCTAATAGGCTCCAAGGTATCCTTTATTGAAGGCCTTGTAGTTGGTATAGGCGGGGTTCTGTTTGGCATAGGGGCAGCAGCCCTGGTTCACAATTATCTGATTGTCGAAGAGCACGGTAAATTGATGTATCCTGAGGCGCTGGCTATATCGGAAACGCTAGTGGCTTCTGAAGGCGCCGGAGAATCAATGAAGTATATGGGCATAGGTTTTGGAATCGGCGGCATCATAACTGTTGTGACAGGTTCGTTCCTGAATGTGGCAAACAATGTTATAAGCTATGTAAATGAAACCTTCTACAAGTGGAAGCTTGAAGTAGAAGTCAGTCCGTTGCTTTTGGGTATTGGTTTTATAGTAGGACTTAATGTTTCCATAACCATGTTTGCGGGCTCAATACTGGCCAACTTCGGCATTATGCCTCTTATTGGATATTTTGCCGAGCTTGGAAGCGAAGGCGCAAACGTATGGAACAATCCAGACGTTGCAATCAATTCAATGCAGGTTTCCAATATTGCCGGCAGCTATGTGAAATATATAGGCGCGGGAATGATGCTTTCAGGTGGACTAATAGGCGCCATAAAGCTTATACCTACCATAATATCATCCGTAAAAGAAACTCTTGGCGCTAAAACTGCAAAGGGTGAGGAGAGTTCATCAGCCGGAAAGATGATACTGCTTGGCGGCATAGTTGTGTCATTCATAGGAGGCTTCGTAGTATCCGGCGGCAATGTATTTATGGCTGTAACAGTCTCTATTCTGGCGCTGTTCCTGTCTATGCTGTTTGTAATAGTCGCGGGACGTTTGACTGGAACAATTGGAACATCTAACCTTCCAGTGTCGGGTATGACTATAGCTTCACTGGTTCTTGTAACGCTTCTGTTCGTACTTATGGGATGGGTAAACCCTGAAAACAACAGATCGCTCCTTCTGTTTGCAACCTTCATAGTCACTGCAATAGCAATGGCTGGAGGATATTCACAGTCTCAGAAGGTTACTTTCATAATAGGCGGCAACAAAAATGAAATGCAAAGATACTTTACAATAGCCGGAGTAGTCGGCGTTGCTGTAGTTGTTGGTACAATACTCCTGCTTTCAAGCCAGCTTTCGCTGACTGGAGACAATGTTACATTTGCGCTGCCTCAGGCAAATCTTATGGCGACATTGACTGCCGGAATAATGTCAGGAGAGTTGCCATGGGTTATGATAATTGTAGGTGCCGTTATGGGTGTTGTTTTATTCATGCTTAACCTCCCTGTAATGACAGTGGCCATAGGCTTCTATCTCCCGATATCAACAACTTCAATAATATTGCTTGGTGCACTAGTTAGAGTTCTTGTGGAAAAAACCAGCAAATCGGAAATAGAAAAAGAAACAAAGGTTTCAAACGGCATAAGCCTGTCGTCAGGACTTGTAGCAGGAGGCTCAATAGTAGGGCTTATAGGCATAATACTCCAGGTTACAGGTGTTATAGGCGGAGCTGGCCCAAGTGGCTTTGCAGCATCTAACGGAATGGCGTTTGTATTGCTGGCTGCTTTGCTAATAGCTACAGTAATTACAATTATGAAAAGCAGGGTAAAAGATGCCCACTAG
- a CDS encoding PqqD family protein has product MPTSNQEVLSIVFRILEGLEYEVSPEGIVTILEKQEHKVQKFFRRLRFNIPKYKRISLDEYGSYIFLQIDGMKTVKDIGEKLEAKYGDKAQPLYERLLLFLNHIEVNCHYIEKINF; this is encoded by the coding sequence ATGCCCACTAGCAATCAAGAGGTCTTAAGCATTGTCTTTCGAATTTTAGAAGGCTTGGAATATGAAGTGAGTCCGGAAGGAATTGTAACCATACTTGAAAAACAAGAACACAAGGTTCAAAAATTCTTCAGGAGACTCAGGTTCAATATTCCGAAGTACAAAAGGATTTCTCTGGACGAATACGGGAGCTATATTTTCCTGCAGATAGACGGCATGAAAACCGTAAAGGACATTGGAGAGAAGCTTGAGGCAAAGTATGGCGACAAGGCTCAACCGCTTTATGAAAGACTGTTGCTGTTCTTGAACCATATCGAGGTCAATTGTCACTATATAGAAAAAATAAATTTTTAA
- a CDS encoding aminoacyl-histidine dipeptidase, producing the protein MLDKLKDLNSFEAFKYFKEMNETPRGSGNEKAISDWLVSFAKAHNLQVIQDEALNVIIKKPGTKGYENAPVTILQGHMDMVCEKNVDTIHDFEKDPIEFIVEGDILRANGTTLGADNGIAVAFGLAVLASKDMPHPPIELLVTTEEETGMGGAQRLDPNNLKGRTLINIDSEEEGKLLVSCSGGVRGRIKLPIAWETADKSLVNCAVRIRGLLGGHSGMEIDKERGNSNKLMGRFLMDLSSAVDFKISSIAGGSKNNAIPREADAVILFREEDKAAVLEKSSEWNEIFKNELLGIDPDVSISVEFLGEKAERVFSDDTAKRALQVLIMIPNGVKSMSMAIPGLVQSSTNIGVVTTGEENMEFDSAIRSSVKSLKEAICEETIVLAEMAGASVEFESDYPEWQYNPDSNIRAIFQKVYSEMYGEMPEITAIHAGLECGLFSDKFNGDIDLISFGPNIYDVHTPKEHLSISSTERTWNYLAAVLKEIK; encoded by the coding sequence ATGTTGGATAAATTAAAAGATTTAAATTCATTTGAGGCATTCAAATATTTCAAAGAGATGAACGAGACCCCAAGAGGCTCCGGCAATGAGAAGGCAATCAGCGACTGGCTGGTTAGCTTTGCAAAAGCGCATAATCTCCAGGTCATTCAGGATGAAGCGCTGAATGTAATCATCAAAAAGCCCGGCACTAAGGGCTATGAAAATGCCCCTGTAACAATACTCCAGGGACACATGGACATGGTATGCGAAAAGAACGTAGACACCATTCATGATTTCGAAAAGGATCCGATAGAGTTCATAGTAGAAGGCGACATACTAAGAGCCAACGGAACAACTCTTGGGGCAGACAACGGCATAGCTGTCGCTTTTGGCCTTGCGGTGCTTGCATCAAAAGACATGCCACATCCGCCGATAGAGCTTCTTGTTACTACGGAGGAAGAAACGGGAATGGGCGGAGCCCAAAGGCTTGATCCTAACAATCTAAAGGGAAGAACCCTCATAAACATAGATTCAGAGGAAGAAGGAAAGCTGTTGGTTAGCTGCTCTGGGGGCGTGAGAGGAAGAATAAAGCTTCCAATAGCCTGGGAGACTGCTGATAAGAGTCTTGTAAACTGCGCTGTCAGGATAAGAGGTCTTCTAGGGGGCCACTCCGGCATGGAAATCGACAAGGAAAGAGGAAACTCCAACAAGCTTATGGGACGTTTTCTTATGGATTTAAGCTCCGCTGTTGATTTCAAAATAAGCTCAATAGCCGGCGGCTCAAAAAACAACGCCATTCCTCGCGAGGCTGATGCAGTAATACTTTTCAGGGAAGAGGACAAGGCTGCTGTTCTTGAAAAGTCGTCGGAGTGGAACGAGATATTCAAAAACGAGCTTTTGGGAATCGATCCTGACGTAAGCATTTCTGTTGAATTCCTGGGCGAGAAGGCAGAGCGGGTTTTCTCCGATGACACCGCCAAGAGAGCGCTCCAGGTGCTTATCATGATACCTAACGGAGTCAAGAGCATGAGCATGGCTATCCCGGGACTTGTTCAGAGCTCCACAAACATAGGCGTTGTGACTACTGGCGAGGAAAATATGGAGTTTGATTCTGCAATCAGAAGCTCTGTTAAGTCTCTGAAGGAGGCCATATGCGAGGAGACTATTGTACTTGCCGAGATGGCGGGAGCGTCAGTGGAATTCGAGTCGGACTATCCTGAGTGGCAGTATAATCCAGACTCAAATATAAGGGCTATATTCCAGAAGGTTTATAGTGAAATGTACGGAGAGATGCCTGAAATAACGGCTATACACGCAGGTCTCGAGTGCGGTCTCTTCAGCGATAAATTCAATGGCGATATTGATCTTATATCATTCGGGCCGAATATTTATGACGTGCACACGCCCAAAGAACATCTGAGCATTTCGTCAACCGAGAGGACATGGAACTACTTGGCGGCAGTACTTAAGGAAATAAAATAG
- a CDS encoding DUF4153 domain-containing protein — protein sequence MDIDNLIIENIDSPHELEKMYRDDPEAFIRSFSYALEQNPDSQVLAVWHERLNFKETPNTEKASLLKKDFLLMGILAILAGISTRIILHFVEMEAIAPINLVFGVVPFIAAYFVYNNTPKKNVMSMLAALFLIPVFYINLLPLELTDSIIMAYLHLPVFMWILLGLAFTGDEYGIGSARLAYLKFNGEFCIVYASMAISGMLLTGLTMQLFSFVGMDISEFYFKNVVLFGAAALSVVATYLVSKNLKFAQNIAPYIAKIFSPLVLLTLIAYLATVVVAGKNPFLDRNFLISFNGILLSALAVTIFSITGSGADEKKNISDYINFALIVLALVIDSVALSAIVFRLSSYGITPNRIAVLGVNILIWANLLWIMVSYVGFLSNKTGPSSVQDSITKYLPVYGLWAALVTFTFPLIFN from the coding sequence ATGGACATAGACAATTTGATTATTGAAAACATTGATAGCCCGCATGAACTGGAGAAGATGTACAGAGATGACCCCGAGGCTTTCATTAGGTCATTCTCATACGCCTTGGAACAGAACCCTGATTCACAGGTGCTTGCCGTTTGGCATGAAAGGTTGAATTTCAAAGAGACGCCAAATACAGAAAAAGCTTCATTGCTCAAGAAGGATTTCCTGCTTATGGGCATTCTGGCGATTCTGGCCGGTATAAGCACCAGGATAATTCTCCACTTTGTGGAAATGGAGGCGATAGCCCCTATCAACCTTGTTTTTGGGGTAGTCCCTTTTATTGCCGCCTATTTTGTATACAATAATACTCCAAAGAAAAATGTTATGTCCATGCTTGCAGCATTATTCCTGATACCTGTTTTTTATATTAATCTGCTGCCGCTGGAGCTAACCGACAGCATTATAATGGCTTATCTGCACCTTCCCGTTTTCATGTGGATATTGCTAGGTCTTGCCTTTACAGGAGATGAATATGGCATAGGCAGCGCAAGATTAGCATATCTTAAATTCAATGGGGAATTTTGCATAGTCTACGCCAGCATGGCAATCAGTGGTATGCTGCTAACGGGATTGACAATGCAGCTGTTTAGCTTTGTCGGCATGGACATATCCGAATTTTATTTTAAAAATGTCGTTTTATTTGGCGCCGCCGCTCTCTCTGTTGTTGCCACATACCTGGTGTCAAAAAACCTGAAGTTTGCCCAAAACATTGCGCCGTATATAGCCAAAATTTTCAGTCCACTTGTGCTGCTTACGCTGATAGCCTACCTTGCAACTGTCGTCGTGGCAGGGAAAAATCCGTTTCTGGACCGCAATTTCCTCATATCATTTAACGGAATACTCCTTAGCGCACTGGCCGTAACCATATTCTCAATCACCGGTAGCGGCGCTGATGAAAAGAAGAATATTTCTGATTATATTAATTTTGCTCTGATTGTACTCGCTCTTGTAATTGACAGCGTGGCTTTATCAGCCATAGTGTTCAGGCTTTCTTCCTATGGCATAACGCCCAATAGAATAGCTGTTTTAGGAGTGAATATACTTATCTGGGCCAATCTGCTTTGGATTATGGTTTCGTACGTGGGCTTTTTGAGCAATAAAACGGGACCCTCGAGCGTCCAGGATTCCATTACCAAATATTTGCCGGTCTATGGGCTTTGGGCGGCCCTTGTTACATTTACTTTTCCTTTGATATTCAACTAG
- a CDS encoding MFS transporter has product MEIKQEDIRKVESYRWVVWTILALMYIFVTFHRMATGVVKSDLEETFKIGAAQFANIGSMYFYAYFLMQIPSGILADKIGPKKTVTWFSILAAVGSVVFGLAPNLTVAYIGRFLVGIGVSVVFICLIKIQSRWFYSKNFALMIGFVGLAANAGALLAQTPLVYAASAFGWRSTFVYLGAAMVFFAVLTMIFVKDDPTDIGLPGMDELEGRPAVKVDLKVGEALKSVLSNPRTWTVSVVNIGMYVGYIVLLGQFGVPYLMTGYGLEKVQAANLIISAVIGSAVGAMAIGYVSDKIMKRKIVLVLLSAITLAAWIVFIYFKLPVGMLPAFLFMHGFVMTNFTMTWTIANEVNDRRLAGIATGVVNCVGFAGAATIPVYMGKILDANLANPLIGYQKAYFVLIVVVAISLVASFFATETNAKNVYESK; this is encoded by the coding sequence ATGGAAATCAAACAGGAAGACATAAGGAAGGTTGAAAGCTACAGATGGGTGGTATGGACCATACTGGCGCTTATGTACATCTTCGTAACTTTCCACCGTATGGCTACGGGGGTTGTAAAGAGTGATCTTGAAGAAACTTTTAAAATAGGGGCCGCTCAGTTTGCAAACATAGGGTCGATGTACTTCTACGCATATTTTTTAATGCAGATACCATCGGGTATACTTGCAGACAAAATAGGGCCTAAAAAAACAGTAACCTGGTTTTCGATACTTGCGGCAGTAGGTTCTGTAGTATTCGGATTGGCTCCGAATCTTACAGTTGCCTATATTGGAAGGTTCCTTGTTGGAATAGGAGTATCGGTTGTTTTCATATGCCTTATTAAAATCCAGTCGCGCTGGTTCTATTCGAAAAACTTTGCGCTTATGATTGGTTTCGTAGGCTTGGCGGCAAACGCGGGAGCGCTCCTTGCTCAGACGCCGCTAGTATATGCAGCTAGCGCATTTGGATGGAGAAGCACATTCGTATACCTTGGAGCCGCAATGGTGTTTTTCGCTGTACTGACAATGATATTTGTAAAGGATGATCCGACTGACATTGGGCTTCCGGGCATGGATGAGCTCGAAGGCAGACCTGCAGTCAAGGTTGATTTAAAGGTTGGAGAGGCATTAAAGTCCGTACTTTCAAATCCAAGGACATGGACTGTATCGGTAGTAAACATAGGAATGTATGTAGGCTATATTGTCCTGCTTGGACAATTCGGGGTTCCTTACCTTATGACAGGCTACGGACTCGAAAAGGTCCAGGCGGCAAACCTCATAATTTCGGCTGTTATTGGCTCGGCTGTAGGCGCAATGGCAATAGGCTATGTATCTGACAAAATAATGAAGAGAAAGATTGTGCTTGTTCTTCTAAGCGCAATAACTCTAGCGGCATGGATAGTGTTCATATACTTCAAATTGCCAGTTGGCATGCTTCCTGCGTTCCTGTTCATGCACGGATTCGTTATGACGAATTTCACTATGACATGGACAATAGCAAACGAGGTAAACGACAGAAGGCTTGCTGGAATTGCAACTGGTGTTGTAAACTGCGTGGGCTTTGCGGGAGCGGCAACCATACCTGTTTATATGGGAAAAATACTGGACGCCAACCTGGCGAATCCTCTGATAGGATACCAAAAGGCGTATTTCGTTTTAATAGTAGTAGTTGCGATAAGTCTTGTAGCTTCGTTTTTCGCTACAGAAACCAATGCAAAGAATGTCTACGAAAGCAAATAG